The Penaeus chinensis breed Huanghai No. 1 chromosome 6, ASM1920278v2, whole genome shotgun sequence genomic interval CGCCATCGATCACGCGGTGTCTCTCTATCGTGTTACCTTGTGTTTTGTATCACAGAGTGTAAAACTCTTAATACATCGATAAAGATATAACCCGATAGTTGCTGGCACTAGCCTAAGAAGAGTTATTGTTCGTAAAAAAACAAcctcagagatagagataggtagatagatagatagatagatacagagagagagagagagagagagagagagagagagagagagagagagagagagagagagagagagagagagagagagagagagagagagagagagatagagagagagagagaacgagagagataaagagagagagagagagagagtgagagagagattggtaggggGATAGACACGAACTAACACTGAATGTTTTCTTACAACAGTTTCAATTCTAATCAACCTGTTATACAGTATAAAACCACTAGGTGGCAGCTTTCAACCCAAATTCTGCTCGCCTGTTTTTACCTAaacataacatatacaatattagTTAAGCGTCTACATACACGCGCAtaggcacataaatacacaaacacaagcaccacacacgcacacacacacacacacaagaactcacagactacacacaaacaaacaaaaaaaattaactaaTACTTGATAAGGCACAAGCCACGCACgctcataaacacacgcacatatctgaACATGAATTAATCTCTCGAATTTCAACATCGTCCTGCACTTGTCTGCTGATGAAATAAGTGTGATCTGTAAGCTGGAGGTTGAGACACAGACAGCTGGACCCattgtttctctcctctccttattttatcttattgttgttcttcttttttatcttcgctttccttcccttcccataccCTTCCTATTTCCCGCTAGGTGGGAGGCAATTTCTAGGGATAATCCGAGGTCTAAAAGTCGAAATAAAAATAGCACCCGAAAATAGTGAAGTTCAATATCAGGGGAACACAGAAAAGCAGAGGTAAAGAGATGATTTCAAAAGGCATATAACTCATTTTGCAGGGGACTGTAATTGCATACAGTaagtttcacacgcacacacacacacacacacacacacacacacacatacacacacacacacacacacacatatatatgtatatatttatataaatacatacatacatatatatatatacacacacacacacacatgtatgtatatgcatatatatatatatatatatatatatatatatatatatgtatatatatatatacacacacacacacacatacatagacatacatgtatatatatatatgtatatatacacatacatatatacatatatatatatatatatatatatatataatatgtatatatatacacacatgtatgtttatacacacacacacacacacacacacacacacacacacacatatatatatatatatatatatatatacacacacatatatatacatatatacacacgtatatatatatatatatatatatatatatatatatatatatatatacacatatatatacatatatacacacgtatatatatatatatatatatatatatatatatatatatatacacatatatatatacacacatatacatacatatatatatatatatatatatatatatatatatatatatatatatatatatatatacatatacacacttgtttatatgtatatatgtatgtacatgtatatatatatatatatatatatatatatatatatatatatacacacacacacacacacacacacacacacacgtatttatatatatgtatatatagattcactGTATTACCTTTtattgaatgtaaaaaaaaataaaatatctaaagAATGTAAAATTCTACACATATATAGCAGCAATGTCGTCCCGATCAAACACACAGTGAATGGGCAGTGCACTATTTATCACTAATTCTGCAATCCTTGCCTCCTGAGCTTTTCTCTTCTTCACACGACTCCAATATCATTAGTTTTACCTCGTATGTGTGAACCAGGCTTGATCATGTTTCTTGATGATACGCTCGGAATAGAACTGTGCCTGCAACTTTCCCCGTTCCCTGTCTTACGGTTTTCTTTCCAGATACATAACTATATcgctgttttcatatttttttgtcttcccaGAATAAAATCTTGGACCTTGATGGTAACCCTTAACTTATCACAGTTGTGGGTGGATGTTCTGATGAGAAATTTTTTTGGCAAGTAGAATtggatcatatatgtatacatttttcctCCGTTTGATTGCATGACTGACTGGCATCTCTTTGGCACCCAAtccggtatcattatcatatagaggtagagggaagatggACAGTCCCAGTTTGTAGTTATAATTTTGTCCAGTATGAGTGAAAAGGAACTTTCATACGTGGAGTGAGAAAACACTTTCATTAACACTTTTCTCGAGAAATTTGCCACTTACCAGCAAACTAATTGCAAAAGGCAACCATTTAGGTTGAGCTTCAAGTCATTATGTTTCAGATCTGTCAGTGGGTgtactcatgtttttttttttgttttttttcgtgcgAAATAAGATTAGGGTTTTGACTTATAACAATCCCGCCACCTGCTCTGTTGTTGGTACCCCTCTTTAGCATAGAGCTTTAGAGTTTCGTCTATATATTAACTGCAATATCGTCAATATTCATGTAGTGTTGGGTAGTTGATGGGATGGAGTGCCTGGTGATTCATACATAACTGTTGTTgcagtggaggtgggggaggggggcgaaagccaggtgaggagtagggaggggttCGGATCATCTGAAATGCAACTGGGGAATAGGATTGGGTCTGAGAGGCAGTTAAGAGGTGGCGTTGGGGTTTGGGTCACCTACACTTGAGAAGCACTGAATGATGGGATCATTCCTGCCTGGAGGCATGGTTGTGCCTCTCTCCAGTCCAGCTGCCAAGACGTCGAGTCCCGGAAAATTAATTCCAGGGGCAATGCAGAATCCAGATTAGAAAACagaatggtaaaaaaaagatAGGAAGCGCACAAAGATTCATCAAGGGTCACTCTTCGTCGACGATGTCATGCAGTTTGCAAAATCGTTTTTTACAACTAGAATGACCCTTGTCCTTCAGAAGCAGTGGGTGTgctatcccttttcttttttgttggatGGTTGAGTATctcttttgattttctctttctctgtcagtttatttgatttttctctatcaatctatgaTTCCAACTCGAATATCTGTCTAATCATACCCGTGTTgcagtttgtctgtctggttatcttGGACTGCTTATCCatagcttttttgtttttttccttttgttgaaAGAATAACAAGGCTCATTTgtgatatgtataaacacacactcaaacactcacacacagacacacacacacggacagacgcgcgcacgcacacacacacatgtcgaataaattgcaaatagaacaatgaagggagcACAACAAAATACgattatgccgaaggccttttcgctttcttgccctgaagaagcaatgaagcgaaaaggccttcggcacattcgtgttttctctcacacacacattttgtactCCCACAGAAATTAGTCTCTAGGACAGTTTCACAATAATCTTCACACCTGCCTCGCAATTACATCAACGTGACTCAAAAGACTGAACAGTTGAGAGAGAGgcatctgtcttttctttctggaCTTCTTCTCTCCTTAAAATATACAGATGGTTCCTCATAATCATTTATAACATCCGATGTCAAAGGCCATTTAAAGCATATGCAAGACTATGACTTCAAAAAACAACAGAACTTTCAAAAGGCATATAGCTCAGTTGGTATATTTTcccttaatatatattttcagtcgGCTTACAATCGAACACGTATTACCCAGTGAGCTATGCACAAATTATCGGTAGAGAATGTGTGCACGagcgtaataataatatgaaaacgcGACAGGATGTCGAAATACAGTCGCACCATTCAGCTGACTAGAGTCGCGCCTGCGCAGTAGCTCGCAAACAACGCACAGGCAGCTCTGAATCTGCCTTTGCGGACAGACGTCCAGCTCTGAGTCTTGTGTACTGTCCGTGCTAACGCCATGTGAGTTGAACGGAGAACGCAGAAGGAGCTTCGTTTCCCGAATGTTAGGCTTAAACCTTTAATTCATTCTCTTCTGTTATTACATGTTCACTTGTCGAAATCTATTTCGAGCGGAGTCCCTCTCTTTCCCAAATGGTGTAAAAAAGGAACGGACTCCGACCGCAGGGCGGACCACGCGAGGCTTGGCACCGAAGGAAGTTGGACGCCCTTAGCGCTCCCGGCGGAACACGAGCGTCACTCTACCTGcctgaaagtgatggtgatggtgtagtGTGATGGTCGTTTTGATATTGTGCAGGAATGAATGAGCTCAGCTTGAAGGAACATGAACACGACATTACAGGCGCACGACCACGATTAGGCCATCAAGACCTTATCTTATGATCTTATGTAAACTTTGTGCAGAAAATTACTTTTAGTTACGATTAAAAGTGAAAACCCAGAATTCGAGAAAATTGTCATATAttacaaaacaagaagaagaaaaaaaaaagagagaagaatttgGTTAAAAACTAGTGCAGTGGAAGACAAATGCCATACAGTGAGAGaaatatcttccctctctctctgtctccctcattccctctccgttctctctctgtttacatagCTATATAACTATCCAATCATCCAATTCATCTACACATCTGCGTGTGTTTATAGGTGTTTATTCTATGGTAAACTTATGATCAGGTCAATCAAGACTGATATCAAACATGCTATGATCGTATATAAACTTAtgtcatatatctctctctctctcactttctctgtctttgccttctttcctccaacctcttttttcttatatatatgtatgtatatatatatatatatatatatatatatatatatatatatatatacacacatatatagacacatacatatgtgtgtgtatgtatatatatatatatatatattatatatatatatattttatatatatatatatatatatatctatctatctatctatctatatatatatatatatatatatatatatatatatatatatatatatatatatatataaggtacatattcatatgcgtatgcataagtgcatacatacatatgtatttaaatacatacatatatacatatatacatattaacccaAATACGCATGCAACGTCGGGTGTTTGTatggatgagaaggggagggatgctgtgagagaggaaggaagggtcaGGGAAAGAGGTAGGGTGTAGAGAGTAGGGTGATGACTACAACACTAAGATGGTTTAGAGGTTCAAGCACTGGACTTCAACCCTCGTTGTCCCGGGTTCAATCCCCGCCGAGACAGCTGCAAAATGCCTGTGCTCATCCCGGATCTCATGACAATGAAACGtcatatcaccttgagaggtcAACCGTATCGTTAGTGAAATCGCCGCCGCGCGCCGTGGGTCAAGATGAAGTTAGAGCACGGTTATTAGGAAGGAAATTCAGTCAGGCAAGGGTTAGCAACCTTTCAatagatttgagagaggcctagcgGGCGGTCTATTAAACGTCTCCACGGGGCTGGCCTTCCCCAGAATCAGCTCCCCGCACTTTTCCGTATTATTAAGAGTTTCGTGTGTTGCAGGAGCACCCCGCACCAAGACCCGCAAAATGATAATTTTGGATATACTCTTATGAACGTGAGCATTATATCAAAAtagtttttaaatgtttttcagAATATGTTATATGGCTCTTATTTCCCTATATGACGTAAAGAAAATACATAGTTTTTAAAGACTAATGTTGCACCATCCCCAATAGTTTTTGCGATGTACTATTACAGATtccaaaaattacaataattaccataTATTAATGACTttcatctcaatatatatatatttagaagagCTTATAttttgcatatccatatataaggaTACGTGTAAAGGTAATCTCGGACCGAAATTGCTTAATTTAAAGTTAAACTcttgttaatttaaactttcatctacaaCATAAGCTTCGACATATCCACGTTAATGCACCATAATCTTTAGATAGAGTGcattaacgtgtatatatatcgatgcTTGTGTTATAGAAATTTGAATTAATAAAACTCTTAATAAACGCAAAATCGAGCATTGATTATAGCTGCCTGTTGCATTTTTTTcagtatatgtagatatggaaAGTTAATCTCATTGGTCTGATGATCATAGCTTAAAGTATGAAAATATTactaatcatatttttttaagtatgtgtcattatcaaaactaagggaaataaaatatatatttacctgtatattCATCGCTATCTACTCGTCTACCTAGCTTTCTATATAAATTTCACATTTGATAAGCAGATGACATTATATCATAACAGAGAAATTGATATGAGACTATTCATACTCAACTTTGAATAAACAAATCACTTGAAGGAAAATTTAATTCTGTGtaaagaaaatacatgtttgttaCTTATGTCATACATTACATACTGGCAATGCTAGGCGTCTagggagtatgtgtatatgtgaatatattttcttttactaagtgattcttgatttgttttcactttttcaataactttgttttcttctttatgcAAATATTGCTGTCATGTCTCCATactgtcctcacacacacacataaatatatagacagatagataagaatatTGTAATATTACTGTTTACTGTGATATAAGTGATGCCCTGTGCGTTCAAAGGTGCTGTCAGACCGATTGCCTGAACAAATGGGATATTAGTTTAAACTTAAACATCGGTATGGTTAACCTAGTAACGTCTTAACGTGAACAAATCGGTGTTTATGTTACAAATGAAAGTTTAAACTAACAGTAAATCAAATAAGCACGGACAACAGGTCTGAGAATATCCTGGGATGCACTTGCACTACAATGATAAAGGTCTTTTCTTACAGATCCATCATGATGTGGCTGATGCATATTCCTGTGTTTGTTGCCCTGACTGCAGTGTATGTGGAAGAAGTGGGCTCTACTACCACAACAATTACTGGGAGTACGACCCATTTGGTTACAACCATTGACACAACCACCTctgctacaaccaccgccgacacgaccacccctgcggctacaaccaccgccgacacgaccacccctgcggctacaaccaccaccgacacgaccacccctgcggctacaactacAGCCGAAACGacgacccctgcggctacaaccaccgccgacacgaccacccctgcggctacaaccaccgccgacacgaccacccctgcggctacaactacagccgacacgaccacccctgcggctacaaccaccgccgacacgaccacccctgcggctacaaccaccgcggacacgaccacccctgcggctacaactacagccgacacgaccacccctgcggctaaaaccaccgccgacacgacgagccctgcggctacaaccaccgccgacacgaccacccctgcggctacgACTAcagccgacacgaccacccctgcggctacaaccaccgccgacacgaccacccctgcggctacaaccaccgccgatacgaccacccctgcggctacaactacagccgacacgacgacccctgcggctacaactacAACCGACACAACCACCCCtgtggctacaaccaccgccgacacgaccacccctgcggctacaaccaccgccgacacgacgacccctgCAGCTACagccaccgccgacacgaccactcctgcggctacaaccaccgccgacacgaccacccctgcggctacaaccacagCCGACACGCCCCCCCTGCGGCTACAAACTAAACCGACACAACACCCTGCGaatacaaccaccgccgacacgatcacccctgcggctacaaccaccgccgacacgaccacccctgcggctacaaccacagccgacacgacgacccctgtggctacaaccaccgccgacacgaccacccctgcggctacaaccaccgccgacacgaccacccctgcggctacacccaccgccgacacgacgacccctgCGTCTACAACCAcagccgacacgaccacccctgcggctacaaccaccgccgacacgaccaccctGAGGTACAACCAACGACACGACACCCTGCGGCTACATCCACAgccgacacgacgacccctgcggctacaaccaccaccgacacgaccacccctgcggctacaaccaccaccaacacgaccacccctgcggctacaaccaccgccgacacgaccacccctgcggctacaaccaccacCGACACGACCAcacctgcggctacaaccaccacCGACACGACCACACCTGCGGCTACATCCACAGCCGACACGaagacccctgcggctacaaccaccaccgacacgaccacccctgcggctacaaccaccgctgacacgaccacccctgcggctacaaccaccaccgacacgaccacccctgcggctacaaccaccgccgacacgaccacccctgcggctacaactacagccgacacgacgacccctgcggctacaaccaccgccgacacgtcgacccctgcggctacaaccaccgccgacacgaccacccctgcggctacaactacagccgacacgacgacccctgcggctacaactacagccgacacgacgacccctgcggctacaaccaccaccgtcacgaccacccctgcggctacaaccactaCCGACGCGACCagccctgcggctacaaccaccgccgacacgaccacccctggggctacaaccaccgccgacacgaccacccctgcggctacaaccaccgccgacacgaccaccgccgacacgaccacccctgcggctacaaccaccgacgacacgaccacccctgtgGCTACAACTACAGCCgacacccctgcggctacaactacAGCCGATACGacgacccctgcggctacaactacagccgacacgaccacccctgcggctacaaccaccgccgacacgacgacccctgcggctacaaccaccgccgacacgacgtcccctgcggctacaaccacagCCGACACGACCACACCTGCGGCTACAACTACAGCCGACACGACGACCCCAGCGGCTACATCCACAgccgacacgacgacccctgcggctacaaccaccaccgacacgaccacccctgcggctacaaccaccaccaacacgaccacccctgcggctacaaccaccgccgacacgaccacccctgcggctacaaccaccacCGACACGACCAcacctgcggctacaaccaccacCGACACGACCACACCTGCGGCTACATCCACAGCCGACACGaagacccctgcggctacaaccaccaccgacacgaccacccctgcggctacaaccaccgctgacacgaccacccctgcggctacaaccaccaccgacacgacgacccctgcggctacaaccaccgccgacacgaccacccctgcggctacaactacagccgacacgacgacccctgcggctacaaccaccgccgacacgtcgacccctgcggctacaaccaccgccgacacgaccacccctgcggctacaactacagccgacacgacgacccctgcggctacaactacAGCCGATACGacgacccctgcggctacaaccaccaccgtcacgaccacccctgcggctacaaccaccacCGACGCGACCagccctgcggctacaaccaccgccgacacgaccacccctgcggctacaaccaccgccgacacgaccacccctgcggctacaactacAACCGACACGACGACCCCTGCAGCTACagccaccgccgacacgaccacccctgcggctacaaccaccgccgacacgacgacccctgTGGCTACAACCACAGCCGACACGACCATCCCtgtggctacaaccaccgccgaaacgaccacccctgcggctacaactacagccgacacgaccacccctgttTCTACAACTACAGCTGACACGACCACCCCTGTTTCTACAACTATGGCCGACACGACCACCGCTGCatctacaaccaccgccgacacgacgacccctacggctacaaccaccgccgacacgaccacccctgcggctacaaccaccgccgacacgaccacccctgcggctacaaacaccgccgacacgaccacccctacggctacaaccaccgccgacacgaccaccccaCCGGCTACAACCACCgacgacacgaccacccctgcggctacaaccaccgccgacacgacgacccctgcaattacaaccaccgccgacacgaccaccccagcggctacaaccaccgccgacacgacgacccctACGGCTACAAACACCgtcgacacgaccacccctgcggctacaaccaccgccgacacgaccacccctgtgGCTACAACTAcagccgacacgaccacccctgctTCTACAACTACAgccgacacgacgacccctgcggctacaaccaccgccgacacgacgacccctgtggctacaaccaccgccgacacgaccacccctgtggctacaaccaccgccgacatgACGACCACTGCGGCTACAAtcaccgccgacacgaccacccctgcggctacaaccaccgccgacacgacccctgtggctacaaccaccgccgacacgaccacccctgcagctacaaccaccgccgacatgacgacccctgcggctacaaccaccgccgacacgacgaccactgcggctacaaccaccgccgacacgaccacccctgcggctacaaataccgccgacacgaccacccctgcggctacaactacAACGGTTAGAAGCACAGGCACGACCACCTCGCATACCAacaccgccgacacgacgaccCGTTCGGCTAGAAACACAGGTACGACCACCTCGCCTTCAAacaccgccgacacgacgacccctTCGGTCAGAAACACAGGTACGACCACTTCGCCTACCAacaccgccgacacgacgaccCGTTTGGCAAGAAACACAGGTACGACCACCTCGCCTACCAacaccgccgacacgacgacccctTCGGTCAGAAACACAGGTATGACCGACTCGCCTACCAACATCGACGACGCGACGACCCCTTCGGTTAGAAGCACAGGCACGACCACCTCGTCTTCGAacaccgccgacacgacgaccCGTTCGGCTAGAAACACAGGTACGACCACCTCGCATACCAacaccgccgacacgacgaccCGTTCGGCTAGAAACACAGGTACGACCACCTCGCCTACCAacaccgccgacacgacgacccctTCGGTCAGAAACACAGGTACGACCACCTCGCCTACCAacaccgccgacacgacgacccctTCGGCTAGAAGTACAGGCACGACCACCTCGCCTACCAacaccgccgacacgacgaccCGTTTGGCTAGAAACACAGGTACGACCACCTCGCCTACCAacaccgccgacacgacgacccctTCGGCTAGAAACACAGGCacgacctcctctccttccaataACACCGACATGATGACCCCTCCGGTTAGAAACACAGGTACGACCACCTCGCCTTCGAACACCGCCGACACGATGACCCCTTCGGCTAGAAACACAAGCacgacctcctctccttccaataACACCGACATAACGACCCCTTCGGCTAGAAACACAGGCACGACCATCTCTTCTTccaccaccgccgacacgacgaccCGTTCGGCTAGAAACACAGGCACGGCCACCTCGCCTACCAACACCGCCGATACGACGACCCCTTCGGTCAGAAACACAGGTACGACCATCTCGCCTACCAacaccgccgacacgacgaccCGTTCGGCTAGAAACACAGGCACGACCACCCCTCCTTCCAACGccgccgacacgacgacccctTCGTTTAGAAACACAGGCACGACCACCTCTTCTTCCAacaccgccgacacgacgaccTCTACGGTTAGAAACACAGGCacgacctcctctccttccaataACACCGACTTGACGACCCCTCCGGTTAGAAACACAGGTACGACCACCTCTCCTTCCAACAACGCCGACACGACGACCTCTTCGGGTTATATCTATTGGGGCTAGACACAACCCTGTCTGGTACTACGATGGCTGACAATAAAGCTTGCAACCACTGTCGCTACCCCATCTGCCAATACGTCTGATGAAAATACATCTGCTTTGGCTACTATTAAAGGTACTACTACAGCTATAACCACTAACACAACCACTTCTGTTGCAGCGACTGCAGCCAGCACATCAGCCCCTGATACAACGGCCAATGGCACGCTGGTCACTGATACCACTAATGGTGTTCCCCCTGACAAACATGCAAGTGAAACTACGACCGCTGACACCACTATTAGGGCTGCGACCACTGACACTATCCCTTCTGATACTATGGCCACTACAACCACTGCAGCTGCTACAACAACTGGCACAACCGTTAACGCTACACCTATCGCCACTGGGGCTTTTCCCGCCAACTCGACGTCCACACATTATACAGCTG includes:
- the LOC125026210 gene encoding mucin-5AC-like — its product is MTTGTTTSHTNTADTTTRSARNTGTTTSPSNTADTTTPSVRNTGTTTSPTNTADTTTRLARNTGTTTSPTNTADTTTPSVRNTGMTDSPTNIDDATTPSVRSTGTTTSSSNTADTTTRSARNTGTTTSHTNTADTTTRSARNTGTTTSPTNTADTTTPSVRNTGTTTSPTNTADTTTPSARSTGTTTSPTNTADTTTRLARNTGTTTSPTNTADTTTPSARNTGTTSSPSNNTDMMTPPVRNTGTTTSPSNTADTMTPSARNTSTTSSPSNNTDITTPSARNTGTTISSSTTADTTTRSARNTGTATSPTNTADTTTPSVRNTGTTISPTNTADTTTRSARNTGTTTPPSNAADTTTPSFRNTGTTTSSSNTADTTTSTVRNTGTTSSPSNNTDLTTPPVRNTATAASTSAPDTTANGTLVTDTTNGVPPDKHASETTTADTTIRAATTDTIPSDTMATTTTAAATTTGTTVNATPIATGAFPANSTSTHYTAVSSVSNLTVTAGFTPTVTTNGAFGNDTTTPSPTVPPHLPSCSCGCKANITSTTVIRCKKGAKGCKKRGSVFLKVLQRIKRN